The DNA region ACAGCGTACTCATAATGCCAAGGGACGCTTCCTTGCTGAACATTCCACCTAGGTACGAGATGAAGAGTTCCCAACGCATGCCGAAGAACATCGTCACAGGCTCAATCGCATTGCCGATCCTGTACAGAATCGTATTTTCGACATTGCCGTCGCTCGCATAAGAAAGCGCCCAGAACACCGCGGCCACCATAAGGATCATCTTGAGGGCCTTCTTGAAAATGCCCCAAGTGCTGCGCCCGACCATCGCGGCAATCATCTTCCAATGCGGCTTATGGTAAGGAGGCAATTCCATAATCATGCCCACACGCTCGTTTTCGGGGATAAGCTTTTTGCCAAACAAGATGGACGAAAGCCAAAACGACAGGAAAATCAGCGCCACGTAACCGATGGCAAAGAACGGAGCCGCAGAACCGAAGAAAGTAGAAGCCAGGAACAGCACCACGGCCACCTTGGAGCCGCACGGAATCGCCCACAGGAGTACCAGGGCGAACAAGCGCTGCCCGCGGGTATCAAGCACACGCGTCCCGCAGACAGCACCCGCCGTACAACCAATTCCAGAAAACAGCGGCATGATAGCCTTGCCATGCAGCCCCAAGCGAGAAAGCCAGTTGTCAAACGCATACGAGAATCGCGCCATATAGCCGATTTCTTCAAGAATGCGGAAGACGAATATTATTGAGAAAATGAAACTCGTCATGCAAACCGTGATGCAGGTTCCGCCCACCAAGACGTTATTGACAAACGAGACCACAACAGGCCAAGCACCAAGCGATGCGCCAGCCTTCTCCACAAGCGACTGCAGGAGCGGTTGCAAGCCAAAACCGATTCCCATGCCGGGGAAAGCGAGGATCATGCAAGCAAGGAGTGCCACCACCATAATGACGAACGAGAATATCTTGCCCTTGATACGGTGAGTCGCAATGCGGTCCCACTTTCCGAACACCTTGTCGGGTGCTTTTTCGTTGCAGGATTCTTTTACGATTTTATAAATCCAACGGTACTTGGCCTCCCCTGTTGCAATACCGCCATCACCGACATTTCCAAGAATCGTCTCAACGGCATTACGCCTTGCAAATGGGAGGTTATCCTTAACCGCTTGGCGCACGAGCTTGTCGTTTTCAAGCAGTTTAACGGCAAGCCACATTTTTTCAGAATTTCCCAGTTTAATCTCCCCCAAGGCCTCTTCAAGCAGATGGAGCGGAGACTCTACCTTATTTTCGCCGATCTCTTCCAATTCTTTTCGAAGTTCACCGGAATCTAGGAATCTCGGAAATTTTACAGCCAATTCCAAAGTTCTCAGGAATACGGGGTATCGTTTGGTCTCGGCAGCACTGAAGCCAAGAACCGGGACGCCCAATTTCTTTTCGATAGACTCCACATCAATTTTTTTACCGGCAGCCTCGGCAACATCCATCATATTGAGGACCAGCATTACAGGGGCCCTGATGCCCACGAAATCGGCGAGCATATAGAGGCTGCGTTCCAACTGCGAAGCATCAACCAAAATGCAGACTAAATCAGCCACACCACCGTGAATGTAATTACGGGTAACGACTTCTTCTTCGGAATTCGCAGAAAGCCCGTAACTACCCGGCAAATCGACGACCTTGTATTCAACGCCGTTATAACTGAAAAAACCTTCGGCGCGTTCCACCGTTTTCCCGGGCCAGTTACCCACCCGCTGGTGAAGACCCGTAAGGTTATTGAACAGGGTTGACTTTCCCGAATTCGGCTGGCCTAAAAGAGCAATCGTTTTAGCCATACTACTTTTCCACCCTAGCTAAAATTTGCGAACATTCCCTACGGTTCACCGCAATGACAGTATCGCGGCAAAAAACGAGTACTGGAGAGCGACCGTCATTTTTCAAAAGCGTAAAGGAAGAGCCCGGAGTAAGTCCGATAGAAATGATTCTGGAGATAAAGCGGGAATCGCCTTCAATCTTAGCGATGTTCCCGCTAGAATTTTCACCCATTTCGCCAAGTGAAATAGCACGGATGTTTTCTTCTTGCATCATCTTCCTACCTAAAACTGTACCTTATCTTTGTCGCATAAGAACGGCCAGGCTTACTTTCGCCGTAATTGTCATAAACAACGCGGTCTGTCAGGTTTTCCACCTCAAAACTCCAGGCGAGCTTATTGTCCCACACCGAGTATTCAATGCCCACATCTTGCGAGAAAGACGCAGGAATCATGCGGTCCTGACGGGAACTGATTTTCCAACCGTAATAGTATTCAGCGGTATAATTGGCGGCCCACCAGAGTTTCAAGAAATCTTCTTTGTTAATCAAGTCACCAATATGGAATTCCGCGAGATAGTTCATAAAATACCGCGGGATATTCGGTACAATGGCATTTTCGGGAATTCCCTGCTTAGCCACATAATCGATGTTGCGCAAATCCTGGAATGTCCAATTCGTCCCGAGCAAGATATATTCATTCAAATCAAGCTTCACATCACCTTCGTAGCCCCAACCGCGAATCGGGTCAAGGTTAGAATAGGGTGTTGCCACCTGCGCTAACATTATATACTGAATTTTATTCTTGTAGTATGAATAGAAAAAGTCTCCGTCAAAACGGAAGCGCGTCACCAAAGGGAGTTCCATCAAGTCAATGGAAATACCCGCATTAAAATTATCCACAGCCTCGGGCATCAAGCC from Fibrobacter succinogenes includes:
- the feoB gene encoding ferrous iron transport protein B, which codes for MAKTIALLGQPNSGKSTLFNNLTGLHQRVGNWPGKTVERAEGFFSYNGVEYKVVDLPGSYGLSANSEEEVVTRNYIHGGVADLVCILVDASQLERSLYMLADFVGIRAPVMLVLNMMDVAEAAGKKIDVESIEKKLGVPVLGFSAAETKRYPVFLRTLELAVKFPRFLDSGELRKELEEIGENKVESPLHLLEEALGEIKLGNSEKMWLAVKLLENDKLVRQAVKDNLPFARRNAVETILGNVGDGGIATGEAKYRWIYKIVKESCNEKAPDKVFGKWDRIATHRIKGKIFSFVIMVVALLACMILAFPGMGIGFGLQPLLQSLVEKAGASLGAWPVVVSFVNNVLVGGTCITVCMTSFIFSIIFVFRILEEIGYMARFSYAFDNWLSRLGLHGKAIMPLFSGIGCTAGAVCGTRVLDTRGQRLFALVLLWAIPCGSKVAVVLFLASTFFGSAAPFFAIGYVALIFLSFWLSSILFGKKLIPENERVGMIMELPPYHKPHWKMIAAMVGRSTWGIFKKALKMILMVAAVFWALSYASDGNVENTILYRIGNAIEPVTMFFGMRWELFISYLGGMFSKEASLGIMSTLFNHTGEAFSLVTRVAASDNLGEVLAKTISKPEALAFLFASMFNVPCVLAMGTTYREVGAIKWLATIMGYYIALSLGLGFIGYHIGLLIF
- a CDS encoding FeoA family protein, which gives rise to MMQEENIRAISLGEMGENSSGNIAKIEGDSRFISRIISIGLTPGSSFTLLKNDGRSPVLVFCRDTVIAVNRRECSQILARVEK